A genomic window from Streptomyces sp. NBC_01429 includes:
- a CDS encoding glycoside hydrolase family 13 protein, with translation MTQHLTAPLTGTSDDAPGHGWWRDAVIYQVYPRSFADGNGDGMGDLEGVRRRLPHLAELGVDAVWLSPFYASPQADAGYDVADYRAIDPMFGTLLDADALIRDAHELDLRIIVDLVPNHSSVEHEWFRRALREGPGSALRERYHFRPGKGADGELPPNDWESIFGGPAWTRTTDPDGTPGDWYLHLFAPEQPDFDWDHPAVADEFRSILRFWLDMGVDGFRVDVAHGLVKAAGLPDIGDAGQLRLLGNDVMPFFDQDGVHEIYRQWRTILDEYPGDRIAVAEAWTPTVERTANYVRPDELHQAFNFQYLGTSWEAAALREVIDVSLAAMRPVGAPATWVLSNHDVTRHATRFAGPPGTGTQTREPGDRALGLRRARAATLLMLALPGSAYLYQGEELGLPDVTDLPDEVRQDPSFFRADGQDGFRDGCRVPIPWTREGSSYGFGEGSSWLPQPDGWGALSVEAQTGDPGSTLELYRSALTVRREHPDLGAGTAVEWHDAPEGVLHLARTGFVCTVNTTDTAVRIDTPGRLLLASGPVPVSEGPVTELPADTTVWWTV, from the coding sequence ATGACCCAGCACCTCACTGCCCCCCTCACCGGCACGTCCGACGACGCCCCGGGCCACGGCTGGTGGCGGGACGCGGTGATCTACCAGGTCTATCCACGCAGCTTCGCCGACGGGAACGGCGACGGGATGGGCGACCTCGAAGGGGTGCGCCGCCGGCTTCCCCACCTCGCGGAGCTGGGCGTCGACGCCGTATGGCTCAGCCCCTTCTACGCCTCCCCGCAGGCCGACGCCGGGTACGACGTGGCCGACTACCGCGCCATCGACCCGATGTTCGGCACCCTGCTGGACGCCGACGCGCTGATCCGCGACGCCCACGAACTGGACCTGCGGATCATCGTGGACCTCGTGCCCAACCACTCCTCGGTGGAGCACGAATGGTTCCGGCGCGCCCTGCGCGAGGGCCCCGGGTCCGCACTGCGCGAGCGCTACCACTTCCGTCCCGGCAAGGGCGCGGACGGCGAACTGCCGCCCAACGACTGGGAGTCCATCTTCGGCGGCCCCGCCTGGACCAGGACCACCGACCCGGACGGCACCCCCGGCGACTGGTATCTGCACCTCTTCGCCCCCGAGCAGCCCGACTTCGACTGGGACCACCCGGCCGTCGCCGACGAGTTCCGCTCCATCCTGCGCTTCTGGCTGGACATGGGCGTCGACGGCTTCCGGGTCGATGTCGCCCACGGCCTGGTCAAGGCGGCCGGACTGCCCGACATCGGCGACGCGGGACAGCTCCGGCTGCTCGGCAATGACGTCATGCCCTTCTTCGACCAGGACGGGGTGCACGAGATCTACCGGCAGTGGCGCACCATCCTCGACGAGTACCCCGGCGACCGGATCGCCGTCGCCGAGGCGTGGACCCCGACCGTCGAGCGCACCGCCAACTACGTACGCCCCGACGAACTCCACCAGGCGTTCAACTTCCAGTACCTGGGCACCTCGTGGGAGGCCGCCGCGCTGCGCGAGGTCATCGACGTGTCGCTCGCCGCGATGCGTCCCGTCGGCGCCCCCGCCACCTGGGTGCTCTCCAACCACGACGTGACCCGGCACGCCACCCGCTTCGCCGGACCGCCCGGCACCGGCACCCAGACCCGCGAGCCCGGCGACCGCGCGCTCGGACTGCGCAGGGCGCGCGCCGCGACCCTGCTCATGCTGGCGCTGCCCGGCTCCGCCTACCTGTACCAGGGCGAGGAACTCGGGCTGCCCGACGTCACCGACCTGCCCGACGAGGTCAGGCAGGACCCGTCCTTCTTCCGCGCCGACGGCCAGGACGGCTTCCGCGACGGCTGCCGGGTGCCCATCCCCTGGACGCGCGAGGGCAGTTCGTACGGCTTCGGCGAGGGCTCCAGCTGGCTCCCGCAGCCGGACGGCTGGGGCGCGCTCTCCGTCGAGGCGCAGACCGGCGACCCCGGCTCCACCCTGGAGCTGTACCGGTCGGCGCTGACCGTGCGCAGGGAGCACCCGGACCTGGGCGCCGGCACCGCCGTGGAGTGGCACGACGCCCCCGAAGGCGTGCTCCACCTCGCCAGGACCGGCTTCGTCTGCACGGTCAACACCACGGACACGGCCGTACGGATCGACACACCGGGCCGGCTGCTGCTGGCGAGCGGACCGGTGCCGGTGTCCGAGGGCCCCGTCACCGAACTGCCCGCCGACACCACGGTGTGGTGGACCGTGTGA
- a CDS encoding carbohydrate-binding module family 20 domain-containing protein, whose amino-acid sequence MARRSLAATLALVAGAAAALAVPGGTAQAAPPGSKDVTAVLFEWKFDSIAKACTDTLGPAGYGYVQVSPPQEHIQGSQWWTSYQPVSYQIAGRLGNRAAFSNMVNTCHGAGVKVVADTVINHMTAGSGTGTGGSSYTKYNYPGTYSDADFHTCRTNISNYNDRSNVQNCELVGLSDLDTGADYVRGRIASYLNDLLSLGVDGFRIDGAKHMAAADLANIKSRLSNTGAYWKQEAIYGAGEAVSPSEYLGTGDVQEFRYARDLKRTFNNEKLANLKNYGESWGYMESGKSAVFVDNHDTERGGDTLSYKDGANYTLANVFMLAWPYGSPDVHSGYEFTDHDAGPPNGGTVNACYSDGWKCQHAWREISSMVGFRNTTRGQAVTNWWDNGANQIAFGRGSTGYVAINHEGSALTRTYQTSLPSGAYCDVQSGGTVTVNGSGQFTATLGANTALALHTGARTCSGGSNGGGTGSSGASFGVNATTVLGQNIYVTGDQSALGNWNTGSALKLDPASYPVWKLDVALPAGTSFAYKYLRKDAAGAVTWESGANRTATVPASGKVTLNDTWRP is encoded by the coding sequence ATGGCCCGCAGATCCCTGGCCGCCACGCTCGCCCTCGTGGCCGGCGCGGCAGCCGCCCTCGCCGTACCCGGCGGGACCGCCCAGGCGGCCCCGCCCGGCTCCAAGGACGTCACCGCCGTCCTCTTCGAGTGGAAGTTCGACTCCATAGCCAAGGCGTGCACGGACACCCTCGGCCCGGCCGGCTACGGCTACGTCCAGGTCTCACCGCCCCAGGAGCACATCCAGGGCAGCCAGTGGTGGACCTCGTACCAGCCCGTCAGCTACCAGATCGCCGGCCGGCTCGGGAACCGTGCCGCCTTCTCGAACATGGTGAACACCTGCCACGGCGCCGGTGTCAAGGTCGTCGCCGACACGGTCATCAACCACATGACGGCCGGCAGCGGCACCGGCACCGGCGGCTCCTCGTACACCAAGTACAACTACCCCGGAACCTACTCGGACGCCGACTTCCACACCTGCCGGACGAACATCAGCAACTACAACGACCGTTCCAACGTGCAGAACTGCGAACTGGTCGGCCTCTCGGACCTCGACACCGGCGCCGACTACGTGCGCGGCCGGATCGCCTCGTACCTGAACGACCTCCTCTCCCTCGGCGTCGACGGCTTCCGGATCGACGGCGCCAAGCACATGGCCGCCGCCGACCTCGCCAACATCAAGAGCCGGCTCAGCAATACGGGCGCCTACTGGAAGCAGGAGGCCATCTACGGCGCGGGCGAGGCCGTCTCGCCCAGCGAGTACCTCGGCACCGGAGACGTGCAGGAGTTCCGCTACGCCCGCGACCTGAAGCGGACCTTCAACAACGAGAAGCTCGCCAACCTCAAGAACTACGGCGAGAGCTGGGGATACATGGAGTCGGGCAAGTCCGCCGTCTTCGTGGACAACCACGACACCGAGCGCGGCGGTGACACCCTCAGCTACAAGGACGGCGCCAACTACACCCTCGCCAACGTCTTCATGCTGGCCTGGCCCTACGGCTCGCCCGACGTGCACTCCGGGTACGAGTTCACCGACCACGACGCCGGCCCGCCCAACGGCGGTACGGTCAACGCCTGTTACAGCGACGGCTGGAAGTGCCAGCACGCGTGGCGGGAGATCTCGTCCATGGTCGGCTTCCGCAACACCACGCGCGGCCAGGCCGTCACCAACTGGTGGGACAACGGCGCGAACCAGATCGCCTTCGGGCGCGGCTCGACCGGATACGTGGCCATCAACCACGAGGGCTCCGCGCTCACCCGCACCTACCAGACCTCACTGCCGAGCGGCGCCTACTGCGACGTGCAGAGCGGCGGTACGGTCACGGTGAACGGCTCCGGACAGTTCACCGCCACCCTCGGCGCGAACACCGCGCTCGCGCTGCACACCGGCGCCCGCACCTGCTCCGGCGGGAGCAACGGCGGCGGTACGGGGTCGTCGGGCGCGAGCTTCGGCGTCAACGCGACCACGGTCCTCGGGCAGAACATCTACGTCACCGGCGACCAGTCCGCGCTGGGCAACTGGAACACCGGCAGCGCGCTGAAGCTCGACCCGGCGTCCTACCCGGTGTGGAAGCTCGACGTGGCCCTGCCCGCCGGTACGTCCTTCGCGTACAAGTACCTGCGCAAGGACGCGGCCGGCGCGGTGACCTGGGAGAGCGGCGCGAACCGCACGGCGACCGTGCCCGCCTCCGGCAAGGTCACGCTGAACGACACCTGGCGCCCGTAG
- the pulA gene encoding pullulanase-type alpha-1,6-glucosidase, with protein sequence MKRPSPRGTVTAVLAAVLCAVLMPAPATAAPPPPPVPTASEAQWIDAGTVVWKVTATPGTRLELDYDEGRLRLAPTRLTAAQRATYPHLKDVPAFTVDVRDRARARTALRGRLTATQRTAEGTLLAATGVQTQGVLDDLYSARAARASLGPVFTHGRPTLSVWAPTARTVALELDGRTVPMERDDASGVWQARGPASWSGKPYRYAVRVWAPGAGKYVTNKVTDPYSTALTTDSARSLVVDLADPELAPKGWAGLAKPAAVPLRNARIQELHIRDFSIADRTSAHPGQYLAFTDSGSDGMRHLRALAAAGTSYVHLLPAFDIATIPERRSEQTTPPCDLKVFAPDSAQQQACVALTAARDAYNWGYDPLHYTVPEGSYASDPEGTRRTVEFRRMVQSLNGAGLRTVMDVVYNHTAASGQDDASVLDRIVPGYYQRLMEDGSVATSTCCANTAPENAMMGKLVVDSVVTWARQYKVDGFRFDLMGHHPKANILAVRKALDALTLRQDGVDGKKIVLYGEGWNFGEIADDARFVQATQRNMAGTGIATFDDRARDAVRGGSPFDADPGVQGFASGLYTDPNSAPANGTPAEQRSRLLHYQDLIKVGLTGALAGYTFTDTSGRAVRGSDVDYNGAPAGYAAAPGDAVAYADAHDNESLFDTLAFKLPPSTGPADRSRMQVLALATATLSQGPALSQAGTDLLRSKSLDRNSYDSGDWFNAIHWDCRDGNGFGRGLPPAADNEDKWPYARPLLTNPSLTVGCRDTEAASAAYRDLLRIRTTEPAFGLTTAREVQNALSFPLSGPGETPGVLTMRLGDLVVVLNATPAAHDQRVPDLAGRTYALHPVQAAGSDRTVKGSSYERSSGTFTVSARTVAVFRAG encoded by the coding sequence GTGAAACGCCCGTCCCCGCGCGGAACGGTGACCGCCGTCCTCGCCGCCGTCCTGTGCGCGGTGCTCATGCCCGCGCCCGCCACCGCCGCGCCCCCGCCCCCGCCGGTCCCCACCGCCTCCGAAGCGCAGTGGATCGACGCCGGCACCGTCGTCTGGAAGGTCACCGCCACCCCCGGGACCCGTCTGGAGCTGGACTACGACGAGGGACGGCTGCGCCTCGCGCCCACCCGGCTCACCGCCGCGCAGCGCGCCACGTACCCGCACCTCAAGGACGTGCCCGCGTTCACCGTGGACGTACGGGACCGGGCACGCGCCCGTACCGCCCTGCGCGGCCGGCTCACCGCCACCCAGCGCACGGCCGAGGGCACACTGCTCGCCGCCACCGGCGTGCAGACCCAGGGCGTCCTCGACGACCTCTACAGCGCGCGGGCGGCCAGGGCGTCGCTCGGCCCGGTGTTCACCCACGGCCGGCCCACGCTCTCCGTCTGGGCGCCGACCGCCCGCACCGTCGCCCTCGAACTCGACGGCCGCACCGTCCCCATGGAGCGCGACGACGCCTCCGGCGTCTGGCAGGCGCGCGGCCCGGCGTCCTGGAGCGGGAAGCCGTACCGGTACGCCGTGCGGGTCTGGGCGCCCGGCGCCGGGAAGTACGTCACCAACAAGGTCACCGACCCGTACTCGACCGCGCTCACCACCGACTCGGCGCGCAGCCTCGTCGTGGACCTCGCCGATCCGGAGCTGGCACCCAAGGGATGGGCCGGGCTGGCCAAGCCCGCCGCCGTCCCGCTGCGGAACGCGCGGATCCAGGAACTGCACATCCGCGACTTCTCGATCGCCGACCGCACCTCCGCCCACCCCGGCCAGTATCTGGCCTTCACCGACTCCGGCTCCGACGGCATGCGCCATCTGCGCGCGCTCGCCGCAGCCGGCACCTCGTACGTCCATCTCCTGCCGGCCTTCGACATCGCCACCATCCCCGAACGCCGCTCCGAACAGACCACGCCGCCCTGTGACCTGAAGGTCTTCGCGCCCGACTCGGCGCAGCAGCAGGCGTGCGTCGCGCTGACCGCCGCGCGGGACGCCTACAACTGGGGATACGACCCCCTGCACTACACCGTGCCCGAGGGCTCCTACGCCTCCGACCCGGAGGGCACCCGGCGCACGGTCGAGTTCCGCCGGATGGTGCAGTCGCTGAACGGGGCCGGGCTGCGCACGGTCATGGACGTCGTCTACAACCACACCGCCGCCTCGGGACAGGACGACGCCTCCGTCCTGGACCGGATCGTGCCCGGCTACTACCAGCGGCTGATGGAGGACGGCTCCGTCGCCACCTCCACCTGCTGCGCCAACACCGCGCCCGAGAACGCCATGATGGGCAAGCTCGTGGTGGACTCGGTGGTCACCTGGGCGCGGCAGTACAAGGTCGACGGCTTCCGCTTCGACCTGATGGGACACCACCCGAAGGCCAACATCCTCGCCGTGCGCAAGGCGCTCGACGCACTGACGCTCCGTCAGGACGGCGTGGACGGGAAGAAGATCGTCCTGTACGGGGAGGGCTGGAACTTCGGCGAGATCGCCGACGACGCCCGCTTCGTCCAGGCCACCCAGCGGAACATGGCGGGCACCGGCATCGCCACCTTCGACGACCGGGCCCGCGACGCGGTGCGCGGCGGCAGCCCCTTCGACGCGGACCCGGGCGTCCAGGGCTTCGCCTCCGGCCTCTACACCGACCCCAACTCCGCGCCCGCCAACGGCACTCCGGCCGAGCAGCGGTCCCGGCTGCTGCACTACCAGGATCTGATCAAGGTGGGGCTGACCGGCGCCCTCGCCGGATACACCTTCACCGACACCTCCGGCCGCGCGGTACGGGGCTCCGACGTCGACTACAACGGCGCCCCGGCCGGCTACGCGGCCGCCCCCGGCGACGCCGTGGCCTACGCGGACGCCCACGACAACGAGAGCCTGTTCGACACGCTCGCCTTCAAGCTGCCACCGTCGACCGGGCCCGCCGACCGCTCCCGCATGCAGGTGCTGGCACTCGCCACCGCCACCCTCTCGCAGGGGCCCGCGCTCTCCCAGGCCGGGACGGATCTGCTGCGCTCCAAATCGCTCGACCGCAACTCCTACGACAGCGGCGACTGGTTCAACGCCATCCACTGGGACTGCCGCGACGGCAACGGCTTCGGCCGGGGGCTGCCGCCCGCCGCCGACAACGAGGACAAGTGGCCCTACGCGCGGCCACTGCTGACCAACCCCTCGCTCACCGTCGGCTGCCGGGACACCGAGGCCGCCTCGGCCGCCTACCGGGACCTGCTGCGCATCCGCACCACGGAACCGGCGTTCGGGCTCACCACCGCCCGCGAGGTGCAGAACGCGCTGTCCTTCCCGCTCTCCGGCCCCGGCGAGACTCCCGGCGTCCTCACCATGCGCCTCGGCGACCTGGTCGTCGTCCTCAACGCGACGCCTGCGGCACACGACCAGCGAGTGCCGGACCTCGCGGGCCGCACGTACGCGCTGCACCCGGTACAGGCGGCGGGATCCGACCGTACGGTCAAGGGATCCTCTTACGAGCGGAGTTCGGGCACCTTCACCGTGTCGGCCCGTACTGTCGCGGTGTTCAGGGCGGGGTGA
- a CDS encoding LacI family DNA-binding transcriptional regulator: MNALLPQGGGAPRLVDIAGRAAVSEATVSRVLNGRPGVADTTRGRVLAALDVLGGQRPAGARRGGAGLIGLVTPELTNPVFPAFAQAIEQVLAGHGHTPVLCTQLPGGATEDELVEQLVDRDVSGIVFLSGLHADTSADPARYAALTARGVPYVLINGYNERVSAPFVSADDHAAVGMAVAHLAELGHRRIGLATGPQRYVPSRRKREGFLDAAVGMLGLAWAEAEELVRCTLYGVEGGQVAADALLGLGCTGIVCGSDLMALGAVRAARERGLRVPYDLSVVGYDDSLLIAFTDPPLTTVRQPVRAMAAAAVGALLEEIGGSPVQRTEYVFQPELVVRGSTTTHRRTTRTTARTARTTRAARTTG; the protein is encoded by the coding sequence GTGAACGCCCTCCTGCCGCAAGGAGGCGGCGCCCCGCGACTCGTGGACATCGCGGGCCGGGCGGCGGTCAGCGAGGCGACCGTCAGCCGCGTCCTGAACGGCAGGCCGGGTGTCGCCGACACCACCCGGGGGCGGGTGCTCGCGGCGCTCGACGTCCTCGGCGGGCAGCGCCCCGCCGGGGCCCGGCGCGGCGGCGCGGGACTGATCGGGCTGGTGACCCCCGAACTCACCAACCCGGTCTTTCCCGCCTTCGCGCAGGCCATCGAACAGGTGCTGGCCGGACACGGCCACACCCCCGTCCTCTGCACCCAACTGCCCGGCGGCGCGACGGAGGACGAGCTGGTCGAGCAGCTCGTCGACCGGGACGTCAGCGGCATCGTCTTCCTGTCCGGGCTGCACGCCGACACCTCGGCCGACCCGGCGCGCTACGCGGCGCTCACCGCGCGCGGGGTGCCCTACGTGCTGATCAACGGCTACAACGAGCGCGTCAGCGCGCCCTTCGTCTCCGCCGACGACCACGCGGCGGTCGGGATGGCCGTCGCCCACCTCGCCGAGCTGGGCCACCGGCGGATAGGGCTCGCGACCGGGCCGCAGCGCTACGTGCCGTCCCGGCGCAAGCGCGAGGGCTTCCTCGACGCGGCCGTCGGAATGCTGGGGCTGGCCTGGGCGGAGGCCGAGGAGCTGGTCCGCTGCACGCTGTACGGAGTCGAGGGCGGCCAGGTCGCGGCCGACGCCCTGCTCGGCCTCGGCTGCACCGGCATCGTCTGCGGCAGCGACCTCATGGCGCTCGGCGCGGTGCGCGCGGCCCGGGAGCGCGGGCTGCGCGTGCCGTACGACCTCTCGGTCGTCGGGTACGACGACTCGCTGCTGATCGCCTTCACCGACCCGCCGCTGACCACGGTGCGCCAGCCGGTACGGGCGATGGCGGCGGCGGCCGTCGGCGCGCTGCTGGAGGAGATCGGCGGCAGCCCCGTACAGCGCACCGAGTACGTCTTCCAGCCCGAGCTGGTGGTCCGCGGCTCCACCACCACCCACAGACGCACCACCCGCACCACCGCCCGCACGGCCCGTACCACGCGTGCGGCACGTACCACCGGCTGA
- a CDS encoding sugar ABC transporter permease: protein MVTTTAPAPTSTAPAVQAANPPLRGRRSPVASVALHATLVVASVIAVFPVLWVLLTSLKPASYATTTDFFKETTFENYTNLLRDTPFLTWFGNSLVIAGLTTLLGVFVAATTGYAVSRFGFPGKRGLMWTLLVTQMFPVAVLIVPIYNIMAGLGLLNRSAGLVITYLTIAVPFCAWMMKGFFDTIPREIDESGMVDGLTPFGTFFRLILPLAKPGLAVTAFYSFITAWGEVAYASAFMVGDENLTLAGGLQKFVNQYGAQWGPMTAASVLIAIPAALVFLFAQRHLVTGMSAGAVKG, encoded by the coding sequence GTGGTGACCACCACAGCCCCCGCCCCGACCTCCACCGCACCCGCCGTCCAGGCCGCCAACCCCCCGCTGCGCGGGCGGCGTTCACCGGTGGCTTCGGTCGCCCTGCACGCCACCCTCGTCGTCGCGTCCGTGATCGCGGTCTTCCCGGTGCTGTGGGTCCTGCTGACCTCGCTCAAGCCCGCGAGCTACGCCACCACCACGGACTTCTTCAAAGAGACGACCTTCGAGAACTACACCAACCTGCTGCGGGACACCCCGTTCCTCACCTGGTTCGGCAACTCGCTGGTCATCGCGGGCCTCACCACCCTCCTCGGGGTGTTCGTGGCCGCCACCACCGGCTACGCGGTCAGCCGCTTCGGCTTCCCCGGCAAGCGCGGACTGATGTGGACCCTGCTGGTCACCCAGATGTTCCCGGTCGCCGTACTCATCGTGCCGATCTACAACATCATGGCCGGACTCGGGCTGCTCAACAGGTCGGCCGGCCTGGTCATCACGTACCTCACCATCGCCGTGCCCTTCTGCGCCTGGATGATGAAGGGCTTCTTCGACACCATCCCCCGGGAGATCGACGAATCCGGCATGGTCGACGGACTGACGCCCTTCGGGACGTTCTTCCGGCTGATCCTGCCGCTCGCCAAGCCCGGACTCGCGGTGACCGCGTTCTACTCCTTCATCACCGCCTGGGGCGAAGTGGCCTACGCCTCGGCCTTCATGGTGGGCGACGAGAACCTCACCCTCGCCGGCGGTCTCCAGAAGTTCGTCAACCAGTACGGCGCCCAGTGGGGCCCGATGACCGCCGCGTCCGTACTGATCGCGATCCCCGCCGCGCTCGTCTTCCTCTTCGCGCAGCGGCACCTGGTCACCGGCATGTCCGCCGGTGCCGTCAAGGGCTGA